TTGAATTTTAGTTTGATTGACATCGGTATTTTTGTCAGTACAACATTGAAACACATTTCTTCTTACTTTAAAAGTTGATGAGAGAtcataaataattctaaatattgtataaaaaaacagATAACAACTTAaagaataaagttaaaaaaatacacATGAttgtttgtttttaaataaaGGTGAATGGTTATTTTTACATCTAGTTATTTATTATTAGTGGGTAGGTTTTTAGTATCCCATTTGtttttaaatctataaatttattaaaataattagagttttttttttaatttttgataaggGAGTTTTTATATTTTCTCCTAGTAAATTGCATCCAATTATGGCCTTATTTGATAAATCATTgacaaaattaattttgattgatttaattttttatatatgtttgataatacaaaattaaaataattcgataattttttttataaaaaaatgtgaaatttaataagtaaataagAACTACTTATCATTCAACggagaatatttttaattaatttaatttaattttatttattttaataatatattatcctataaactttatatttaatattatattatcccataaaaattttactttcaaaatttaattttttgtttagaacaaaatgaaatgtttaaaaattaaggataaaatatagaataaaattttttataatttaaaatctatatttatcgAACAATCTAGTTATATTCCAATGtcaattttaagtaatatataaaataaaatttatatcttAAATCCAATAATAAAGTTTTCAATACTtaatttcttaatatttattatttcagtATTTAATTTCTCAATTCATCAAACCATAAATGCTAAGCTAATTTTTCTTTTCCGTATAAATCAAATTCATCTAATATTAATATCACATCGAATAAATTTATTACATTAAACATAactttaaacaaatatatatataattattagtaAAAGAAAATTGAACAATGTCATTACTAAACTGGTAACTGTATATCCTTTATTTTATAATCATGGGGCAAAATATTGTGTGTGCAAGTTGATTGTTCTTTGAAAAGTtccaaaaagaagaaagaaaagccCACTGTCTGAttttaaaaaagtcaaaataagCCCCCTGGTTTTGTTTAACGTTATTAATGTTCTCTGGGCGGtctcttaatatatatatattcgtgaCAGATGTGAAAGGTAAAAGTTTCCACATGGACTGTAAAATGGAGAAAAGCAAGATACAAATGCTATATGATGCCTGTAATTATGTATTTTCCCAGGAAGAGCTTCCAAATTTCCAACAAATTCAATGCCTCAAAAACATCTTAAGTACTGAATCACTTCCTTAACTTTGTGTCTGGTTTTATACAATGTTGTTGGTTTGTTTGGTAGATATGACTAATGGGTACACATTTTCAAACAAGCAGATACGTTTGAAGCTGTGGATGTTGGCATAGACGAATTTAGGTTGGATGGATCTCCAGGTTCAGGCGAGGTCATGAACAGCAATGGGTTGATTTCTGGGCAAGGAGTTTCTGAAATAACTTACATTCACATCTATGAATGTGACCAATTTTCAGTGAGTACTGCTACACCctgtttgtttgtttattcatATTTCATGCACATACTTATATGTAGATGCAACTGTATAGATTAAAATCATCAGTTAAATCTGTTGTGCAGATGGGAATTTTTTGCCTTCCAGCCAGGAGGACATTTCCTCTACATGATCATCCCGGGATGACGGTTCTAAGCAAACTTCTTTATGGTTCAGTTTGCATCAAAGCCTACGATTGGGTTCGTGGGGAGACTTGTAGCCCCAGAACAAGTAAGAGTTGAATGATTGAAAAGTTATAAGAAACCTCAATCAGTTCAAAAAAGGTATGCTGATGTTATGAATATACTACTAAACATGTGTGGCTACGGTGCAGATGGATTAGCAGGCACAGCAATAGATGGCATCTTCAATGCACCATGTGAACCATCGGTCTTGTTCCCAAGGAGCGGTGGAAACATCCACTCATTCACAGCCTTGACCCCTTGTGCTATCTTGGATGTCTTATCTCCGCCCTACTCCGATGACTTGGGCAGGCCCTCCACCTACTTCTTAGACTTCCCCATCCCTTCTCTTCCTGGTAAATCATcgaattcaatttatactataatTTCTCTTCTTGATGTCATCGATTGCATCCGAGTTTATGTTTCGATATTCCCCAGGTTATGCTTGGCTTGAGGAAAGAGAAGTAAAACTGCCATGTGACTTGGTTGTTAAGGGGGCACCTTACCTTGGTCCTCCACTTGATGTACCAGATGATGATCTTTGCTAACTGGATCTACAAGAATTCTCAATATATGTATATCTGTAACCTTTTTGTTTAGTATTGTAAAAGAAGTATACATGTACAACATACCCCAGCATCTCATAATGGGCGAACCCATCAAACTGAAAAATCATCTATTGCAGTTCCCATTTTCGCCACCAGCTTCTATTAATTACATTTTGGATCCTGGCCCAAACTATCGATTAAAAATGAGAAAAGCatataattacaatgaaaataattgaCTGTTCTTAAAATTTGAGATGAAGTTTATGCGTGAAGCAGCTTTATACATCCTTACATACAAGACTATTTCCAAGTTTAGGAGCCGAAAATGTTCTGGTGAGACGATATCAATCGTGGTTTAGATTTGAGCTTTTTTATTGTGAAAATAGAGCGTAGGATACGCTCGCTGAAAATCGTACAACAGTACAAGCAAAGAACCATGGTTTTTTAGTCCCATGAATTTGAATGAGGCCGGGtggaaaaattggaaaaaaaatttctcaGCACCATTATTGACTGGACTTGCGGATTCCAAATTTCCAAGTCATTATTTGGTCACGACTGATGTCATACTGATTGTAGTTTTATCTCCATCCTATACATCACCACCTATTTATGATTCGGATTTTcttcagaaaataattttaaaacccaGGACTTTAAAAGCATAATATCCAAGTTAAATAGAGAGGGTtggattaaaaagaaaaaaacgaaGCATTTAGAATATGTATGCATTTTCCAACTACCTGATATTAACCCCAACAAAACAAAATAGGGCTGATAATTGATCCATCAAAACTGGTTTCATGATCTATTGGAACAATACCAATTCCTTGAATGAAGTATAAGAATACCAATTCCTTGAATGAAGTATAAGAAAACGAAAAAGATGCCTAAATATCATGTGCTATTTCTCCCTTGTTTTGTCCTGCCTTACCTTGCACGTCATTGTTGCTCAATAGCACAATTTCCAGCCCACAGCGCACCAGCTTCCAGGGTTTTTACCCTATACCATCCTAATATCATCAGAAATGTAAAAATCTCACAACTGAATTCAACACTTATAAGAGCAGTAAAACAGGCGTAAGCTATAAGCAGTAACATGGAGCGAATGTTACCGCCCTGAGTTTGGCGTGTAGTAGCCGCTAGTGATCAATtagtctttttcttcttttgtaggGAGAAGAATTTTTGTAGCCTTTCACACCATCGGACACGACACTGTGAGGGAACTTTCACCTTAGATTCTTTTTTCTGTTCCAATTAAATCGAATCTCCACCATTCGTTCCACGTGCTTTTTATCTATATGTTGCTTATCTGCAGTCAAACACATCAGGCTTACAAGGTTTAACCCTCTGCAGCTTTTTATGATacgatgatgatgatggttgtcACTTCTAAGCCACAACTTGGGGTTCATAAAACCTGTTGAACTTCAAACAAAGCGTCAAGTTTTGGACGGAGTTCTTATGTTTATATACTGTtgttttcaaatataaaaaaaaaagattcgacACTATGGAGCGTTATGAAATCTTGAAAGATATCGGGTCAGGGAACTTTGGTGTAGCTAAACTGGTTAGAGATAAATGGACAAGAGAGCTCTTTGCTGTTAAGTTCATTGAGAGAGGGCAGAAGGTTATTATCTCCATACTGTCTGTTGAATCTTTCcggtttctttcttttctccgtAGTTTTTAATTGGATTCTCTGTCATGTTGATCCAGATATCATTCATGGATGTGTGGATTAAAGGGTTTTGGTTTTTTCCTGTTTTTTGTTGTAGATTGATGAACATGTGCAAAGGGAAATCATGAACCATAGATCATTGAAGCATCCCAATATTGTTAGATTCAAAGAGGTGGGTTTAGGGTATTCCTATATTCCATGTTCCTTTATTTGTCAGCGTCCTTGTCTTGTACCCTGTCTAGATGAGCTATGATCAACGTTCCATTATGATAGTTTTAGGCTTTGATGTTTTTTACCACCCTTCTTTTCCCATTATGGAGaaccaaacaaaaaaaatgtgaaagagACAATAATGTTTATgtaatttattcttttaaacaTTACTTTATTCTTTATTTAGTGTTGGTAAAGCAAATTACTGTCCCCTGAAGCAGGAAACTGAGAGTATGGATAAGCAGAAGATTTTAACAACTTTCCAAATTGTTGTCTGTTGGCCTTAACAGGTTCGTCTTACACCTACTCATCTAGCCATAGTCATGGAGTATGCTGCAGGGGGAGAACTCTTTGACCGCATTTGCAATGCTGGTCGATTCGGTGAGGATGAGGTACAATGAAAAATGTGGACAACTAGATGTTAAATAATAGTTATGTTGCTCGGATCCTTCATGTTTCTTGAAGTTGTCATGTCCGACAGATTTTCAAATGCATGAAAAGCTttggaaacaaaaaaataaacacatcGGTGTCAACACTTACAGCATCTAACATTCACATTCGAATTCGAGTAACATAgtttcttatgtatatatcttctGTTGGAATAATAACATTCCTTACCTTTTCTAATGTTGAGTTCCAACAGGCAAGGTTTTTCTTTCAGCAGTTGATATCAGGAGTCAGTTACTGTCATTCAATGGTATGAAACTCTGGCTTTTAGTTTCTTGGTTCTAAACTTGTCCAACAAATTGTTCCGTCTCTGTTTTGCTTTGCGCAGCAAATATGCCACCGGGATCTTAAACTTGAAAATACTCTCTTAGATAGCAGCACGGCACCGCGTGTCAAAATCTGCGATTTCGGATACTCAAAGGTATTAAACGTTAACTTAATCAACAAGTTGATGACAACAACCTTGATTTCGCTAACTATTTATCCTGCAATTTTTGTAGTCATCTGTCCTTCATTCTCAACCAAAATCTACGGTCGGAACACCAGCTTACATTGCTCCTGAGGTTCTATCCAAGAAAGAATATGATGGGAAGGTAATAATATCCTTCGTTACATATTCGGACTTGTTGATCTAAGTAACATAATCTATATCTAATCCTCCATAACTACAGATTGCAGATGTTTGGTCATGTGGGGTGACCTTATATGTGATGCTAGTAGGGGCATATCCTTTTGAAGATCCTGATGATCCAAAAAACTTTAGAAAGACAATTGGGGTGAGTGCTTGTGCTTCTACAAAACCTTGACCTTCACTTTCTCTACAAAACTGGACATAATTGAACCTGCAAATGTGTTTGAGGCTTCCCTAACTTGATTATTTGGTGATGGCAGAGAATACTGACTGTCCACTACTCAATCCCCGATTATATCCGAGTTTCTATGGACTGCAAGCATCTTCTGTCTCGGATATTTGTGGAAAATCCTGGAAAGGTATCATTTAATCCAATTGCTGCCAATATTCATCCAATCTTTGTTAGGATTGTTTGTATTGATCTTGTTCTCTCTTGTTGGTGCAGAGAATAAGTATAACAGAGATTAAAAGCCACCCATGGTTCTTAAAGAACTTGCCTATGGAACTGAAGGAAGGGGGAAACTGGGAGAGCCATGATGTGAACAACCCTTCCCAAAGCTTGGAAGAAGCACAGTCTATAATACGAGAGGCCATGAAAACCACTGAGGTCCCCAAGGGCGGGGAACTTTTCCTGGGAGGGAGCATGGATCTTGATGATGATTTAGATGGCGATGAAGATCTTGAAGATGTAGAGTCAAGTGGTGATTTTGTGTGCCCACTCTGAACCagatcacacataaatatatatactaatcATCAATCAaaagatttgtttttttttttttttcatcttctctGTTCTAATTTTGGCTCCTAGAAGACCCCCTTTTGAATTACTTTATTTCACAAGTTATTATAATTGTGGAGATTGGAATGGAATTAGTGATTGAGAATGGAGTAAGAGTAATGCAAAGACTTGTAATTTTAACTGAAACTGTTGTATTATTATAGAGTGATCTGGGGATATGAACAATCTAATTGCTCTTATACATACTTTGAAAAGGAAAATATAGTATTATGTTGGAAAAACATCAAACCAATTGATACCCAATTTAGAAGTACTCTGGTCTCATTCTGAATTTCTAATGGATGATTCACCTCAATTAAATTAAACCGCATCTTGCTCAGCCtaaggaaaacaaaaaaagtcAGAACTCAATGTTTAGGCAAGAAAAGATCCAGGCTTTCTGCGGCTTAAAGTCTTGCCTTGCTCTCTTAATTAATCATTGCAGGTTCACAATCATTGGCTGCAATTTGTTTGATTTAAGATCTTTCGTGTTTCAGTAAtgccttttctttttccctttcctGCAACTTTTTACAAATTCGAAACTTTAAATGTCTACAAATTCACTTGTCACACTTTTTTTCAGGGTTGCTTTCTTTGTGTGAAGTTATTGTGGTTTAAATTTAATAGAAGATTAATTGCACCATAGTCCCTAAACTATAATCCTCATTTTAAATTGATCCTCAAACTTCAAAACAttctattttttctcaaaattatccATGTTAAATCAATAAGGTCCTTTTGTTATTAAATGACACATCAAATCTTAtgcaattaaatttaaaatgaaaaatttaaagatattttagcataacttttaaaagtaaaagctaaaactaaaataaaattaaaaaattagcaatgataaaacttttgtaaaaattttgaaaatttcaaaactaatatttttaaaatattcattttttttataaaaattcatttaaaattatgTCACATATAACTTGATATGtcatttaacagttaaattaacgattttaataatgaaagaatCTAATTGACATAACCTCGAGATTTTAAGgatgtaattaaaatgtttagggaccaatttaaaataaaaatcatagttTGAGAATGTTTGATGTAATAAAACTTATaatagaattatatatatatatttatatatatatataacttttaaacTAGTCCCTAGAGGTTTTAAAGGTATCAGCCATGTCAGTAAAATGTCGTAATTAAATTTCAAGCATtaaattggaaatttgaaaagtatgagTACTATCattagaaaatttgataaaatagaAGATGAATATACTAATATCCTTTAATTAAACAATAACTCAGTAGTCACATTAGATACTTATTATATCTACataaatgataaataattatCATAGTCACTTAACAGAGTAATAATATCTTAATCttacattttttttgttgttgttgttgtcagtatgtaaatataaataaaatacaattgtttaaattatttcaatttaaatggAGCGATTGAGCAGTGATTGAAATTTTTGTTAGACACTTATTTGACACGATTTTAAGCTATGATAtctgttaaatatgactcctattttcagtcaaatttgagaaataatctttcagttaaactatgtttacttgtttcaatcaaacactgattactttagattattttattattatttgacctatgaatttagcctataaataggctcttttacaaccttagaaaaaaactctcattagagattagaactcataacacatttagataattttgtgtttacattttgtgggttctttattttcaggttttcgggatttagtttttatctccatcttttgtactcttcgttcttttaccattatagtaaaattatcttttcccgtgattttttatctttGGAGGGGtatttccacgttaaatttgtgtgttcaatttctcaatttattccgctattttacCTGTTCGCTACTTAATCAGGTCaaaatcctaacaagtggtatcagagctagttcaattttcatagatcagcgcATTCAAAGATGGCAACAACAATGTtggaaattgagaagttcgatggtgagacaaatttcaatctgtggcaagttcggatgatggcaattctagttcaattaggcttgaaaaaggttgttatcgagaaaaagcctgagaatctaaataaaacagaatgagaagagcttgatgaaaaggctttatctgcaatccagttgtgcctcacgaatacggtattgcaggaggtattgatggagaagacctcatctgccttgtggaaaatgttagaaactctttatgtgactaagtcactggctaaccgtttagtgttgaaacaacgtctatttacgtttcgtatgaacgaaggtgagcttcttagagattacatcagtcaattcattacttttttaaatgatttaaagaatgttgaggttcatattgacgatgaagatcaagctatgctattattgtgctctttacccccttcatacaagtctttcagggagactctgatttatggcagagacaaactctcgttcgaagatgtgaagggtcatttgttgagtagagacaaactcgacaatgagcttcatttggatagcaagacagataagcaagcttccgttttggtagcatcaaagaaacgagataaaaggtgtcgctattgtaaaaagttaggtcacgtcaaagcagattgttataaactgcgaaataaaaaagctgctgagagtaacgaggaagatgtagctagtgctaatttggccgatgaaaatggggatgatttcttgttagtgtcaacaagtgataacaccaagctcacgtccgagtgggtcctagattcaggatgttctttccacatgtgtcccaatagagaatggttctctacatacagttcgattgaaggtggagttgtacgcatgggaaacgattcatctagtaaggtaattggtattggtactattaaaattaagatacacgatgggacaattaggacactctcagatgtcagatatgtacctgatttacgaaagaatctcatctccttaagtattttagacttgaaaggatgcaaaatcaacatgGAGTTGAGcggtattaaagtatctcgtggagctctcgttttgttaaaaggtaaaagaaccgacagtctttatattcttgaaggttatacagtgaccggtgaaatcggacgtccctcgtctgttacggagttgaagtcaacttgtttggagcggaggcaacttggtcataggagggaaaaaggtatgactgtttcgttgaagagaggttctcttttagatgcaggttttgaaaagttagggcactgtgttcgtgaaaatcagacccggattagttttgatttggcagtgtacaagttgaaggctagaagtcttccagtttctaagcacaaattcgactcaattaattccctgcatagttcaagataggctcgtggcgggctttggcaaagatggcgttgtggaaatatgagtcaaggtggagatttgttaaatatgactcctattttcagtcaaatttgagaaataatctttcagttaaactctgtttacttgtttcaatcaaacactgattagtttagattattttattattatttgacctatgaatttagcctataaataggctcttttacaaccttagaaaaaaactctcattagagattagaactcataacacatttagataattttgtgtttacgttttgtgggttctttattttcgagttttcaggatttagtttttatctctatcttttgtactcttcgttctttttccattatattaaaattatctttgcccgtggttttttatcctctttggaagggtatttccacgttaaatttgtgtgttcaatttctcaatttattccactattttacttgttcgttgcttaatcgggtcaaaATCCTAACAATATCTCTATTCCCTAACcttaagtataaaaaaaaaattgcttaaatttatccaactttatttctattttagacaagcatgttattttttatttgtttgactGAGTTAATGTCACTATTAACTAGGTCTCAGCTCActtgtaaaattacaaaatatatatattttttacaaagtAAGAAATATATTATTATGATAGTATTTATCCTTTTTaatgtctttttatatttttatataaaatctaaaaatataggTAATATTATTCAatggtattttagtcttttcacttaaaaaaattcaataaaaatatgcatgtgGTGGAATTTTGAACACGCATcaattgaattaataaaaatttaaatttaccaatcaaccaaagttttattttaatatttttatgcattttaattttatgatGCAAACTTTATTACCCCATAAGttgtatctatactattaataaagtTTTTAACTAAATTGGTATTAAAAGTCAACCGGACACTaactctattaaaaaaattacaaaaataaacatttcataattaaaataagtaatattaccTTGATCTTTTCACTTttaaaaatccaataaaaatataaatatgatgacATTTAAACATGTATCAATTGAATTTGTAAAaccttatatttatattttataattattgtttCCACACACTAGGCATATAAATGttatcattaattttaattttttataaatatatttcttaGATCAATTTTTTGTGACTGAAATTATTAAGTATAGATTACGCATAGCATACCAAAGAACTAactaaaaaaagtataaaacatgtaataattggatcatgaaatagaaaaaaaatatatatgtgaatgaaaaCCAACCTTTCAAAACTTGAAGAGAAAACCAAAAAATGGGTTAATTTCCTTTTCCTGTAACTCCCAACTTCCGCAGAAGGTATTGAGAGAGAGAAAATATTAAAAGGAAAcgaaagagaataaaaaaatttaataagctGCAGTAAGCATTCATGAGGGTGTTCTTATGAGAAGTGAATCAAGGAAAGCCTTCATAGTTATTTAATTCTCCCCAAACTTGAAGCTCAACTTCTTCCCATGACTCTGCTCCTCTAAGTTCCTTCCATGTTTTAAATAGACCACCCAATACATTCTCATCATGCAAAATACAGAAGCACCTGTACATCCACATATCCCACTTTAATGTTTCACCTCTTAGTTGCCTTATGCTGCATATCTAATCAAGCATTGCATTTGAACCGCAATAAATATCATGGGAAAGAAAGTAACTGGATTCTATTTACTTACATGGCATGATACGAAAGTCGTCCATACTTATCATCATCGCTACCTTGCTGCGGTGTTTTTCTCATCAAAGAAAGTTTATAGCTTTTCAGAAACTGCTTAAGCAGATCGGAATTCCCTCTAAACACATCTAAATGCATGGGTATCAAGTCATTAATGGAATCACCTGCAATATCCATCGTTTTTTTCCTTCAACACAACACTAATCGAGAATAAAATAATCTTTTAGGAAAAGAGTAACAGCTTCATTTTGTTCTAAAACATGGGGGAAAAGTTACTTGGGTTAAAACAAGAATGTTTACATGAGAAGTTAAGCAAATATCATATGGTTATTGAATATTTTCAGTTGCATTAATCTCTCATTCTCACTACATGTTTCTTATGTTTGCACAATCCAATTATGGTGCGATTTAGTTTCTGTTGGCATAAGCAAATCCTCATGTCTACAGCAAAACAGGAAGGAGGGATGAAGGATTTACAAACGACAATAGCTTTAGTCATAGTAAAGTGGAAAGACATCAAATTAAGATAGTGGACTGACCTACAGCAAGATTACTGAAATCAAGGATGTAAGTAGGGCGCCAAGATTTTGCTACTCCACCATTACTTGTTGGCGCAGGAATTCCATGTGAGCAAGATTTACATTCCATGTAAATATTGTCATCCATAATATCCCTGTGTATCCAGGACCAAGGCTTACCAACTTTTTTCATGCCATTTTCCTGTCAATACACAAAGGCATTAGATATAATTGTACAAGAGGCTCTACCTATAAGATTAAGAGGAAAAAGAGGTAATAAGAAAAAGGATAGTGGGACTATAAAAGAACCTCATATATAGAAAGCAGCTTCAGAAAATCATCTGGAAGGTATGCTTCAGCTTTCTCTATAAGCGTTTTAGGAATCGAACCGCTCCTACAAAATTTAGTATAGAATTTCAGAGGCATTATGCAATCAGACACTATGATAAAGTAAGCAAATAAAGAAGActaaaacaaatagaaaaaaaaaaaaaactctttatcTGTGAAGTTGTTATGCTCATTGAGTAATATGCTAACACTCCCACTGATTGACTGCATAGCACAATAGACATTATTCCCAAATAGAAAATAAACTACAGGCAAATTTCTAGTAGGTAAGAAATTTTTCCCCATTATATATAAAAAGCAGAAATGAGGTCCACATACTGGTGAAAGATTTAACCGAGAAAACAGGTATTTGGCTGTATAGC
The sequence above is drawn from the Gossypium hirsutum isolate 1008001.06 chromosome A05, Gossypium_hirsutum_v2.1, whole genome shotgun sequence genome and encodes:
- the LOC107957776 gene encoding serine/threonine-protein kinase SAPK1 isoform X2, whose protein sequence is MERYEILKDIGSGNFGVAKLVRDKWTRELFAVKFIERGQKIDEHVQREIMNHRSLKHPNIVRFKEVRLTPTHLAIVMEYAAGGELFDRICNAGRFGEDEQICHRDLKLENTLLDSSTAPRVKICDFGYSKSSVLHSQPKSTVGTPAYIAPEVLSKKEYDGKIADVWSCGVTLYVMLVGAYPFEDPDDPKNFRKTIGRILTVHYSIPDYIRVSMDCKHLLSRIFVENPGKRISITEIKSHPWFLKNLPMELKEGGNWESHDVNNPSQSLEEAQSIIREAMKTTEVPKGGELFLGGSMDLDDDLDGDEDLEDVESSGDFVCPL
- the LOC107961259 gene encoding plant cysteine oxidase 1 encodes the protein MDCKMEKSKIQMLYDACNYVFSQEELPNFQQIQCLKNILNTFEAVDVGIDEFRLDGSPGSGEVMNSNGLISGQGVSEITYIHIYECDQFSMGIFCLPARRTFPLHDHPGMTVLSKLLYGSVCIKAYDWVRGETCSPRTNGLAGTAIDGIFNAPCEPSVLFPRSGGNIHSFTALTPCAILDVLSPPYSDDLGRPSTYFLDFPIPSLPGYAWLEEREVKLPCDLVVKGAPYLGPPLDVPDDDLC
- the LOC107957776 gene encoding serine/threonine-protein kinase SAPK2 isoform X1; protein product: MERYEILKDIGSGNFGVAKLVRDKWTRELFAVKFIERGQKIDEHVQREIMNHRSLKHPNIVRFKEVRLTPTHLAIVMEYAAGGELFDRICNAGRFGEDEARFFFQQLISGVSYCHSMQICHRDLKLENTLLDSSTAPRVKICDFGYSKSSVLHSQPKSTVGTPAYIAPEVLSKKEYDGKIADVWSCGVTLYVMLVGAYPFEDPDDPKNFRKTIGRILTVHYSIPDYIRVSMDCKHLLSRIFVENPGKRISITEIKSHPWFLKNLPMELKEGGNWESHDVNNPSQSLEEAQSIIREAMKTTEVPKGGELFLGGSMDLDDDLDGDEDLEDVESSGDFVCPL